From one Scyliorhinus torazame isolate Kashiwa2021f chromosome 25, sScyTor2.1, whole genome shotgun sequence genomic stretch:
- the LOC140402548 gene encoding equilibrative nucleobase transporter 1-like: MDRHKRRGKSSGALSDSPISQRLADMESAVLSLAITVMLCVLYTITASIPVTEVQYLTFALQVIDRSFLLGGNASFIAIAFPRCHFGKIFGLDLAIAAIVNLLQYACFALLQGPLQHDPLYLNIGFIILVSLACIHPINVYLYCRQEKQKKSELMTSLGAVAVPEKQDE, translated from the exons ATGGACCGACACAAACGCAGAGGAAAATCGTCAGGCGCCTTGTCAG ACTCGCCCATTTCCCAAAGACTGGCTGATATGGAATCAGCGGTGCTGTCTCTCGCCATCACTGTCATgttgtgtgtcctgtacacaataaCCGCCTCGATCCCTGTGACAGAGGTTCAGTACCTGACTTTTGCCCTGCAGGTGATCGATCGCTCATTCCTGTTAGGGGGAAACGCTTCATTCATCGCCATTGC GTTTCCGCGCTGCCACTTTGGGAAAATCTTTGGTCTGGACCTGGCTATCGCAGCAATTGTCAATTTGTTGCAGTATGCCTGTTTCGCTCTTCTTCAGGGACCTCTGCAACATGATCCTCTGTAT CTGAACATTGGCTTCATCATCCTTGTATCTCTGGCCTGCATCCATCCCATCAACGTTTACCTCTATTGCCGACAAGAAAAACAGAAGAAAAGTGAGCTCATGACATCCCTCGGCGCAGTTGCCGTTCCAGAGAAGCAGGACGAATGA